A window of Costertonia aggregata contains these coding sequences:
- a CDS encoding GNAT family N-acyltransferase: MGLVTAKEVAKAIHLDKYGFLGTFMGWILMKITRISSINRFYDNHKHLEKIDFLNAILEHYEIDFEIPEDDFKRLPKSGSFITISNHPLGGIDGVLLLKLLVSLRPDFKIIANFLLHRIQPMEPYILPVNPFENHKDAKSSIAGFKSAIGHIRAGHPLGIFPAGEVSTYKDGKLIVDKPWEEAALKLIRKAEVPVVPIYFHAKNSNFFYKLSKLSDVFRTAKLPSEVYSQKNRPIKVRIGQPITVQSQKEQKSMEEFTELLRKKTYILANAYEKGRLIDKVPSTLKIPKAPRKIATAIRTEVIEGEIEKLREKDCRLLQSKNYEVFLAQEKDMPFIIKEIGRQREVTFRAIGEGTNKSIDLDKFDSYYHHLFLWDDTEKLIVGAYRMGMGSEIFAAYGIDGFYLQDLFRLEPELYGMMQKSIEMGRAYIVKEYQQKPMPLFLLWKGIVHTTLRHPEHKYLIGGVSISNQFSNFSKSLMIEFMKSNYWDPYVAQYIRPKKEFKVKLTDADKEFVFDETEADLNKFDKLINEVEPGDLRLPVLIKKYIKQNAKVVAFNVDPLFNNSVDGLMYIKIADLPESTVKPVMEEFQAELERKLAETTIKEN, from the coding sequence ATGGGTTTAGTTACCGCAAAAGAGGTAGCCAAAGCAATTCACTTGGATAAATATGGCTTTTTGGGAACTTTCATGGGATGGATACTCATGAAAATTACCCGAATATCCAGCATAAACAGATTTTACGACAATCATAAACACTTGGAAAAGATTGATTTTTTAAATGCTATTTTAGAGCATTATGAAATCGATTTTGAAATTCCTGAAGATGACTTTAAACGGCTGCCCAAATCAGGATCTTTTATCACGATATCCAATCACCCTTTAGGCGGTATCGATGGCGTGTTGTTACTGAAATTATTGGTTTCCCTAAGGCCGGATTTTAAGATTATCGCAAATTTTTTGCTCCACCGTATTCAACCTATGGAACCTTACATCCTGCCCGTAAATCCGTTCGAAAACCATAAAGATGCCAAAAGCAGTATTGCCGGGTTCAAAAGCGCGATAGGGCATATACGTGCTGGGCATCCCTTGGGAATTTTTCCTGCAGGGGAGGTGTCAACGTACAAAGATGGCAAACTTATCGTTGATAAACCTTGGGAAGAAGCAGCCCTTAAATTGATACGAAAAGCCGAAGTACCAGTGGTACCCATTTATTTTCACGCCAAAAACAGTAACTTTTTTTACAAGCTTTCTAAACTAAGTGATGTTTTTAGAACCGCAAAGTTGCCGTCCGAAGTATATTCCCAAAAAAACAGGCCCATAAAGGTAAGAATAGGGCAACCTATCACGGTTCAGTCACAAAAAGAACAAAAATCTATGGAGGAATTCACCGAACTCCTACGCAAGAAAACCTATATTTTGGCAAATGCCTATGAAAAAGGACGTTTGATCGATAAGGTGCCAAGCACTTTAAAAATCCCCAAGGCCCCCAGAAAGATCGCTACCGCCATACGAACCGAAGTCATTGAGGGCGAAATAGAAAAATTAAGGGAAAAGGATTGTCGCCTGCTCCAAAGTAAAAATTACGAGGTTTTTTTGGCGCAGGAAAAAGACATGCCTTTTATCATAAAAGAAATAGGAAGACAGCGTGAGGTAACCTTCCGGGCAATTGGTGAAGGCACCAACAAATCCATCGATTTGGATAAGTTTGATTCTTATTACCATCATTTATTCCTGTGGGACGATACCGAGAAACTAATCGTGGGGGCATACCGCATGGGTATGGGTTCCGAAATTTTTGCCGCTTACGGTATTGATGGTTTTTATCTTCAAGATTTGTTCAGATTGGAACCCGAGTTATACGGTATGATGCAGAAATCCATAGAAATGGGCAGGGCTTACATCGTTAAAGAATATCAACAGAAACCCATGCCTTTATTTTTGTTATGGAAAGGTATCGTACATACGACATTGCGACACCCAGAGCACAAATATCTGATAGGGGGCGTTAGCATCAGCAACCAGTTTTCCAACTTTTCAAAATCATTGATGATTGAGTTTATGAAAAGTAACTACTGGGACCCTTATGTGGCGCAGTATATTCGTCCAAAAAAAGAATTTAAGGTAAAACTGACCGATGCCGACAAAGAATTTGTTTTTGATGAGACCGAAGCCGATCTCAATAAATTCGATAAATTGATAAACGAGGTAGAGCCGGGCGATTTAAGGCTCCCCGTGCTTATAAAAAAATATATCAAACAAAACGCCAAAGTGGTTGCTTTCAACGTAGACCCGCTGTTCAATAATTCGGTAGACGGCCTCATGTACATTAAAATTGCGGATTTGCCCGAAAGTACCGTAAAACCGGTCATGGAAGAATTTCAAGCAGAATTGGAACGTAAACTGGCAGAGACAACTATCAAAGAAAACTGA
- a CDS encoding aspartate kinase, whose amino-acid sequence MRIFKFGGASVKDAKGVKNLVNVLKETGHENTLLVVSAMGKTTNAMETIVNVYFEEKVKLRSAFQDVIDYHNDIVAGLFLDAKHPIYSKVKSLFDEVQGFLAWNKSPKYNFVYDQVVGYGELISTTIISGYLNEIGIQNNWLDVRDFIKTDAVYRDTTIHWEKTQENVNQGLDRNKLNVTQGFLGSDDNNFTTTLGREGSDYTAAILAYCLNANSVTIWKDVPGVLNADPRYFKETRLLNTISYREAIELAFYGASVIHPKTLQPLQRKEIPLLVKSFKNPKNEGTTVGKGVGIEPETPCFIVKKNQVLMKLSSLDFSFIVEDSISEIFKLFHDYKMKVDLIQNSAISFSVCLDNRFGGLQELLNILKGKFKVTHHEGVSLYTIRHFNEDAIASLQNGYEVLLEQRGKKVVQLVVK is encoded by the coding sequence ATGAGGATTTTTAAATTCGGCGGTGCATCGGTCAAAGATGCCAAAGGGGTAAAAAATTTGGTAAATGTTTTAAAAGAGACCGGTCACGAAAACACCTTGTTGGTCGTCTCGGCCATGGGCAAGACCACAAACGCCATGGAAACCATCGTGAACGTATATTTTGAGGAGAAAGTAAAGCTTCGTAGTGCGTTTCAAGATGTAATCGATTATCACAACGATATCGTAGCAGGTTTGTTCCTAGATGCCAAACATCCTATCTATTCAAAAGTAAAGTCCCTTTTTGATGAAGTACAAGGTTTTTTGGCTTGGAACAAATCACCTAAATATAATTTTGTTTACGATCAGGTGGTGGGTTATGGGGAATTGATTTCTACAACGATCATAAGCGGCTATTTAAATGAAATCGGTATTCAGAACAATTGGTTAGATGTTCGGGATTTTATCAAGACCGATGCTGTTTATCGTGATACAACGATACATTGGGAAAAGACCCAAGAAAATGTAAACCAAGGTTTGGACCGTAACAAACTTAATGTTACCCAAGGGTTTTTAGGGAGCGATGACAATAACTTTACCACCACATTGGGTCGTGAAGGTTCGGATTACACAGCCGCAATTTTAGCGTACTGTCTCAACGCCAATTCGGTCACTATTTGGAAAGATGTTCCAGGCGTATTGAACGCAGACCCCAGGTACTTTAAGGAAACCCGGTTATTGAACACTATTTCTTATCGTGAAGCCATTGAGCTGGCTTTTTACGGTGCATCGGTAATACACCCGAAAACCTTACAGCCTTTACAGCGAAAAGAAATTCCGTTACTTGTAAAATCGTTCAAAAACCCCAAAAACGAGGGTACTACCGTAGGTAAAGGGGTAGGGATAGAACCGGAAACCCCGTGTTTTATCGTTAAAAAGAATCAGGTTTTGATGAAGTTGTCCTCTTTGGATTTTTCATTCATTGTCGAAGATAGTATCAGTGAGATTTTTAAGCTGTTCCATGATTATAAAATGAAGGTGGATTTGATACAGAATTCGGCCATCAGCTTCTCGGTTTGCTTGGACAATAGATTTGGCGGGCTTCAAGAATTGCTCAATATCTTAAAAGGGAAGTTTAAAGTTACCCATCATGAAGGTGTTTCGCTATACACCATCCGCCATTTCAATGAGGATGCCATAGCTTCCCTCCAGAACGGTTATGAAGTGCTTTTGGAACAAAGAGGAAAAAAAGTAGTGCAATTGGTGGTTAAATAG
- a CDS encoding GNAT family N-acetyltransferase yields the protein MGYTIREVQKKDMTQVLGLIQELAEFEKQENAVEVTAADLQRDAFGDTKLFHCFVAETNSNLTGMALVYQRYSTWKGPVLHLEDLIVTEQMRGSGLGTALLNKVVEYGHKLGVKRISWEVLDWNEPAIAFYQSKGANVMRDWDVVQLDEKGIENYLKNM from the coding sequence ATGGGATATACAATAAGGGAAGTCCAAAAAAAAGATATGACCCAAGTTTTGGGACTTATTCAAGAGCTGGCCGAATTTGAGAAACAGGAAAACGCCGTTGAGGTAACGGCTGCGGATTTACAACGCGATGCATTTGGCGATACAAAACTATTTCATTGTTTTGTTGCAGAAACAAACTCAAACCTTACGGGTATGGCATTGGTATACCAACGCTATTCAACTTGGAAAGGGCCTGTACTTCACCTAGAAGATTTGATCGTTACTGAACAGATGCGAGGTAGCGGACTGGGAACGGCACTGTTGAACAAAGTTGTCGAGTATGGTCATAAGTTGGGCGTAAAACGAATAAGTTGGGAGGTGTTGGACTGGAACGAACCCGCCATTGCGTTCTATCAAAGTAAAGGAGCCAACGTTATGCGGGATTGGGACGTAGTACAATTAGATGAAAAGGGGATAGAGAATTATTTGAAAAATATGTAA
- the fbp gene encoding class 1 fructose-bisphosphatase, translating into MTKKNQTLGEFIIENQDSFQYSSGELSKLINAIRLAAKVVNHEVNKAGLVDILGDAGDTNIQGEEQKKLDVFANEKFISTLKNREIVCGIASEEEDSFITINSSDNQHQNKYVVLIDPLDGSSNVDVNVSVGTIFSIYRRVTPVGTPVTLEDFLQPGNKQVAAGYVVYGTSTMLVYTTGDGVNGFTLNPALGTFYLSHPNMQFPETGKIYSVNEGNYVHFHQGVKDYIKYCQEEEGDRPYTSRYIGSLVSDFHRNMIKGGIYMYPKSSVTESGKLRLLYECNPMAFIAEQANGIAIGGKTRIMDIEPTELHQRVPFFCGSRKMVEKLQEFLDKYH; encoded by the coding sequence ATGACTAAGAAAAACCAAACTCTTGGTGAGTTTATTATAGAAAATCAAGATTCCTTTCAGTACTCTTCCGGGGAGCTGTCCAAACTGATCAATGCTATTCGTCTTGCGGCAAAAGTTGTCAACCACGAAGTTAACAAAGCAGGTTTGGTAGATATTTTAGGCGATGCAGGGGACACGAACATACAGGGTGAGGAGCAAAAAAAATTAGATGTATTTGCCAACGAAAAATTTATTTCGACCTTAAAGAACAGGGAGATAGTCTGCGGTATCGCATCCGAGGAAGAGGATAGTTTTATTACCATAAACAGCAGTGATAACCAACATCAAAATAAATACGTTGTTCTTATAGATCCTTTGGATGGTTCATCCAATGTTGACGTAAATGTATCTGTAGGGACCATTTTTTCGATTTACAGAAGGGTTACCCCGGTCGGCACGCCTGTTACCCTAGAAGATTTTTTACAACCCGGAAACAAGCAAGTAGCTGCGGGCTACGTGGTTTACGGCACTTCAACCATGTTGGTATATACTACTGGTGACGGAGTGAACGGTTTTACCTTAAACCCGGCCTTAGGCACTTTTTACCTATCCCATCCCAATATGCAGTTTCCGGAAACGGGAAAGATATATTCGGTAAATGAAGGAAATTATGTGCATTTTCATCAAGGCGTAAAAGACTATATCAAATATTGTCAGGAAGAAGAGGGCGACAGACCGTATACCTCAAGATATATTGGCTCGCTAGTATCCGATTTTCACAGAAACATGATAAAGGGCGGTATTTACATGTACCCCAAAAGTAGTGTTACCGAAAGTGGAAAACTACGCTTGCTCTATGAATGCAACCCCATGGCATTTATAGCCGAACAGGCCAACGGTATAGCCATTGGCGGGAAAACACGTATTATGGATATTGAACCTACAGAACTGCACCAACGTGTACCCTTTTTCTGTGGTAGCCGAAAAATGGTCGAAAAACTTCAGGAATTTTTGGATAAATACCATTAA
- a CDS encoding tellurite resistance TerB family protein: MSISDLFDSGFQKRNQDHFAAIVRVAMSDGIITDEERAFIDRLARRLDISDNDYKEILKDYMTHPINPPRNYDERLERLYDLARMVYADHHLGEKQTPMLERLGIGLGFSSENVTYVVDKALKLVDSGVDVDEFSEEIKKMNR; encoded by the coding sequence ATGTCGATTTCAGATTTATTTGATAGTGGATTTCAAAAAAGAAATCAAGACCATTTTGCCGCAATCGTTAGGGTTGCCATGAGCGATGGGATAATAACCGATGAAGAAAGGGCCTTTATTGACAGGTTGGCCAGAAGGCTGGATATATCCGATAACGATTATAAGGAAATTTTGAAAGATTATATGACCCACCCTATAAATCCACCAAGAAACTACGACGAACGCTTGGAGCGTTTGTATGATTTGGCACGCATGGTCTACGCCGACCATCATTTAGGGGAAAAACAAACCCCAATGTTGGAACGCTTGGGCATTGGACTTGGGTTTTCTTCCGAAAACGTTACCTATGTAGTGGATAAGGCATTGAAATTGGTAGATAGTGGTGTTGATGTAGATGAGTTTTCAGAGGAAATCAAGAAAATGAACAGGTAA
- a CDS encoding ligase-associated DNA damage response exonuclease produces the protein MKKPLLEFTPKGIYCDAAKVYLDPWKPVDKAIISHGHADHSRWGHQQYITHHRNVPIISHRLGEINVTGKGWGETFSINNVKFSLHPAGHIIGSSQIRVEHKGEVWVFTGDYKTENDGISTPYEPIKCHTFITECTFGLPAFKWIPQKEVLQNINQWWSQNKAEGKTSILFGYSLGKAQRLLKYLNTDIGKIYTHGAIENMTKVLRPLVDFPETTLITRDTKKEELLGNIVLAPPSAHGSTWIRKMVPYVTASASGWMTFRGARRRRAIDKGFVLSDHCDWQGLLKSIEASGAEKIICTHGYTEIFSRYLREQGYDARTEETQYGEEENETIVLKEKIEA, from the coding sequence ATGAAGAAACCGCTTCTTGAATTTACCCCTAAAGGTATTTATTGTGATGCCGCAAAAGTATATTTAGATCCTTGGAAACCTGTTGACAAGGCCATAATTTCCCATGGCCATGCGGACCATAGCCGCTGGGGGCATCAGCAATACATTACCCATCACAGGAATGTCCCCATAATTTCGCATAGGTTGGGAGAAATAAACGTTACAGGTAAAGGGTGGGGCGAAACGTTCAGCATCAACAATGTAAAATTCAGTTTACATCCTGCAGGGCATATTATCGGGTCGTCCCAAATTCGGGTAGAGCACAAAGGTGAAGTTTGGGTATTTACCGGTGATTACAAAACAGAGAACGACGGAATTTCAACTCCTTACGAACCCATTAAATGCCATACCTTCATTACCGAATGTACTTTTGGCCTACCCGCTTTTAAATGGATTCCCCAAAAGGAGGTATTGCAAAATATAAATCAGTGGTGGTCCCAGAACAAAGCCGAAGGAAAAACCTCTATCTTATTCGGTTATAGTTTGGGAAAAGCACAACGCCTTTTAAAATATTTAAACACGGATATCGGAAAAATATATACTCACGGTGCCATTGAAAACATGACCAAAGTATTACGGCCTCTAGTTGATTTTCCGGAAACTACCCTAATAACCAGGGACACTAAAAAGGAAGAGCTTCTAGGAAATATAGTGCTCGCACCACCAAGTGCCCATGGTTCTACTTGGATACGTAAAATGGTACCCTACGTAACGGCATCTGCTAGTGGATGGATGACCTTCCGTGGAGCGCGAAGAAGAAGGGCGATTGACAAAGGCTTTGTACTCAGTGATCATTGTGATTGGCAGGGCCTCTTGAAGAGTATTGAAGCTAGTGGAGCGGAAAAAATAATCTGCACCCATGGTTACACCGAAATTTTTTCACGTTACCTGAGAGAACAGGGCTATGATGCACGAACGGAGGAAACACAATATGGCGAGGAAGAGAACGAGACCATAGTCCTAAAAGAAAAAATTGAAGCATGA
- a CDS encoding ATP-dependent DNA ligase gives MRDFAQLIKTLDSTNKTNLKVQALADYFQKAGDKDKVWTIAILSHRRPPRPVNTTLLREWASDLANIPLWLFEESYHIVGDLAETIALVIPSSSKSTEKSLTQFLEEMIALKKKEDTDKKAYLYENWKVLDYYERFVFTKLITGGFRIGVSQKLMTRALSKATEIDEDVLAYKLMGNWDPNKISFQDLVLEQNESDYLSKPYPFYLAYAIEGEAQDLGDVTAWSVEHKWDGIRSQVILRNDELFVWSRGEELVTDKYPEFEKFIGIVPNGTVIDGEILPYPNGEIGTFNDLQTRIGRKTVSNALLKKVPVILKAYDILEWEGKDIRNMPFTERRKIVNGLMQQCHLEQSSQAEPRGKKEDSKINFPRSFEMTKMEHIPLHLSQTMHFDSWEEVAKERERAREVRSEGLMLKRKDSPYLVGRKKGDWWKWKVDPLTIDAVLTYAMRGHGRRSNLFTDYTFALWDKNDKAEKELVTFAKAYSGLTDAEFRKVDAWIKKNTLERFGPVRSVTPHHVFEIAFEGIALSKRHKSGVATRFPRILRWRQDKKIEEANTLEDLKALIPNSNES, from the coding sequence ATGAGAGATTTTGCCCAGCTCATAAAAACGCTCGACAGTACCAACAAGACCAACCTAAAAGTACAGGCACTGGCCGATTATTTTCAAAAAGCCGGCGACAAGGATAAGGTTTGGACAATAGCGATTCTTTCCCACCGTAGACCTCCTAGACCCGTAAATACGACTTTATTGAGGGAATGGGCTTCTGATTTGGCCAATATTCCGCTTTGGCTTTTTGAGGAAAGCTATCACATTGTAGGTGATTTGGCGGAGACTATCGCACTGGTCATCCCCTCCTCATCAAAATCCACTGAAAAAAGTCTGACCCAATTTCTTGAGGAAATGATCGCACTCAAAAAGAAGGAAGACACTGATAAAAAAGCCTATCTCTATGAAAATTGGAAAGTCTTGGATTATTATGAGCGTTTCGTGTTCACAAAATTGATTACCGGTGGGTTCCGTATTGGGGTTAGCCAAAAATTAATGACCCGGGCCCTATCCAAAGCCACTGAAATAGACGAAGATGTTTTGGCTTATAAACTAATGGGCAATTGGGACCCTAACAAAATATCTTTCCAAGACTTGGTCCTAGAGCAAAACGAAAGTGATTACCTCTCCAAACCCTATCCCTTTTATTTGGCCTACGCTATCGAGGGTGAGGCCCAAGATCTGGGGGATGTTACCGCTTGGTCCGTTGAACATAAATGGGACGGTATTCGCTCACAGGTAATTCTAAGAAACGATGAGCTTTTTGTTTGGAGCCGTGGCGAGGAGTTGGTCACCGATAAATATCCGGAGTTTGAAAAATTTATAGGAATCGTACCCAACGGCACGGTCATCGACGGCGAGATACTACCCTACCCTAATGGGGAAATAGGCACTTTTAACGATTTACAAACACGCATTGGTCGTAAAACGGTATCAAATGCCTTATTGAAAAAAGTTCCCGTAATTCTCAAAGCTTATGACATCTTGGAATGGGAAGGCAAAGACATTAGAAACATGCCCTTTACGGAGCGGAGGAAAATAGTAAACGGTTTGATGCAACAATGTCACCTTGAACAGTCATCCCAAGCGGAGCCAAGGGGAAAAAAAGAAGACTCAAAGATTAATTTCCCACGCTCGTTCGAAATGACAAAAATGGAACATATTCCATTGCATCTCTCCCAAACCATGCACTTTGATTCATGGGAAGAAGTAGCCAAAGAGCGTGAACGGGCAAGGGAGGTTCGCAGTGAAGGATTAATGCTAAAACGAAAAGATTCTCCCTATTTAGTGGGTAGAAAAAAAGGCGATTGGTGGAAATGGAAAGTAGACCCCTTAACGATTGATGCTGTTCTCACTTATGCCATGCGCGGCCATGGCAGGCGCAGTAATCTCTTTACCGATTATACTTTTGCCCTTTGGGATAAAAATGACAAAGCCGAAAAAGAGCTGGTCACTTTCGCCAAGGCCTATTCCGGGCTTACCGATGCCGAATTTCGCAAAGTGGATGCATGGATCAAAAAAAATACCTTGGAACGTTTTGGACCGGTACGTTCCGTTACACCGCATCACGTTTTTGAAATCGCCTTTGAGGGCATCGCTTTGTCCAAACGCCATAAAAGTGGTGTTGCTACCCGTTTTCCACGTATTTTACGATGGCGTCAGGATAAAAAGATTGAAGAGGCGAATACGCTCGAAGACTTAAAAGCACTAATTCCGAACAGTAACGAATCGTAA
- a CDS encoding ligase-associated DNA damage response DEXH box helicase: protein MNRDQLFNIAQNWFQEQNWKPFKFQKDTWKAFLQGKNGLLNAPTGSGKTYALWFPIVLNYIKQNPDYKSKHPKGLKAVWITPLRALSQEIKQSAERVTSDLETQMTVGIRTGDTTTKERSRQKTSMPDLLITTPESLQLLLSSKGYDKVFKDCSAIVIDEWHELLGTKRGVQMELGLSRLKTICKDLRIWGISATIGNLEQAREVLLGPTSDAFNNSVLIKAKLDKKITVKSIIPKKMETFPWRGHLGLHLLEDVVPIINNSKTTLLFTNTRSQCEIWFQKILEKYPEYAGEMAMHHGSVNKETRLWVEQAIRNESLKAVVCTSSLDLGVDFAPVETVVQIGGPKGVARFLQRAGRSGHRPGRESVIHFLPTHAMELIEASAMQEAVRNAAVEDRIPYLNSYDVLLQYLTTLAVSDGFYPNEIYPEIKQTFCYQTLSKEQWQWLLNFLVMGSQSLQSYDEYKKVEVESDGKFKVNNLGIAMRHRFQIGTIVGDASIAVRYQKGGYIGSIEEYFISKLTPGDVFTFAGRNLEFIRVKGMQAHVRNSNKRTNKVPSWMGGRLSFSAQMSELLRQELYTAQLPKKEQSKEIQSLGPMFAKQREESIVPNPDEFLIETFKTRDGHHHIFYPFEGRGVHEAMSSLLAYRISLLSPITCSLAYNDYGFELLSDKQIDIQQVLDNNLFTSEYMLSDLQKSLNSNEMARRKFRDIAVISGMVFTGYPDKGTKMKHLQSSSQLLFDVFKDFEADNLLYQQAYTETFEHQLEEGRLRLALERINDQNIIWKACQKPTPFSFPIITDRLREKLSNEKLADRIKRMTAILMKK from the coding sequence ATGAATCGTGATCAACTTTTCAACATAGCCCAAAACTGGTTCCAAGAACAAAACTGGAAGCCGTTCAAATTCCAAAAAGATACTTGGAAGGCATTCCTGCAGGGCAAAAACGGATTGCTGAACGCCCCAACCGGTAGCGGAAAAACCTATGCACTTTGGTTTCCTATTGTTTTGAACTACATCAAACAAAATCCAGACTATAAATCAAAACACCCTAAGGGGCTAAAAGCAGTTTGGATTACACCTCTACGGGCTTTGTCACAAGAAATAAAGCAATCGGCGGAAAGAGTAACCTCAGATTTGGAAACCCAGATGACCGTGGGCATACGCACTGGTGACACTACGACCAAAGAACGTTCACGACAAAAAACGTCGATGCCCGACTTATTGATCACTACTCCGGAGAGCCTTCAATTATTACTTTCTTCCAAAGGATACGATAAGGTGTTCAAAGATTGTTCGGCCATTGTAATTGATGAGTGGCACGAACTTTTGGGAACCAAACGTGGCGTACAAATGGAACTGGGGCTATCCCGACTCAAAACTATCTGCAAAGACCTTCGTATTTGGGGAATTTCCGCTACTATCGGTAATTTGGAACAAGCCAGGGAAGTTTTATTGGGACCTACTAGCGATGCTTTCAACAATTCGGTGTTGATAAAGGCAAAACTGGACAAAAAGATAACCGTCAAGAGCATCATCCCTAAGAAAATGGAGACTTTTCCTTGGCGCGGGCACTTAGGTCTTCACCTACTTGAGGATGTGGTCCCGATCATCAATAACAGCAAGACCACACTACTTTTTACCAATACTAGAAGCCAGTGCGAAATATGGTTTCAAAAAATTTTGGAAAAGTACCCCGAATATGCCGGTGAAATGGCCATGCACCATGGCAGCGTGAACAAGGAAACCAGACTCTGGGTAGAGCAGGCCATCCGCAATGAAAGCCTAAAAGCCGTGGTTTGTACCTCCAGTCTAGATCTAGGTGTAGATTTTGCCCCGGTAGAGACCGTAGTGCAAATAGGTGGCCCCAAGGGCGTAGCCCGATTTCTGCAACGCGCGGGAAGAAGCGGTCATAGACCCGGTAGGGAAAGTGTGATTCATTTTTTGCCCACCCACGCCATGGAATTGATTGAAGCTTCTGCCATGCAAGAAGCGGTACGCAATGCCGCAGTAGAAGATAGGATACCGTATCTGAACAGTTACGATGTATTGCTTCAATATTTGACCACATTGGCCGTTTCGGACGGGTTTTATCCCAATGAGATATATCCAGAAATAAAACAGACCTTTTGTTACCAGACCCTATCAAAAGAGCAATGGCAATGGCTATTGAACTTTTTGGTCATGGGGAGCCAAAGCCTACAATCTTATGACGAATACAAAAAGGTAGAAGTAGAGTCGGATGGAAAATTCAAGGTGAACAATCTAGGCATTGCAATGCGGCATCGTTTTCAAATCGGAACCATTGTAGGTGATGCATCTATTGCGGTACGCTACCAAAAAGGAGGATATATTGGATCGATTGAAGAATATTTTATCTCGAAATTGACCCCGGGCGATGTGTTCACCTTTGCGGGAAGAAACTTGGAATTTATTCGAGTAAAAGGCATGCAGGCCCATGTTCGCAATTCAAACAAGCGTACCAATAAAGTACCTAGTTGGATGGGCGGTAGATTGAGTTTCTCGGCACAAATGTCAGAGTTGTTGCGGCAAGAACTCTATACGGCCCAATTGCCCAAAAAAGAACAGTCCAAAGAGATACAATCTCTAGGGCCAATGTTTGCAAAACAACGCGAAGAAAGTATAGTCCCCAATCCTGATGAGTTCTTGATCGAAACTTTTAAGACACGGGACGGTCACCATCACATCTTTTATCCGTTCGAAGGTCGTGGCGTGCATGAGGCCATGAGTAGCCTATTGGCATATCGTATAAGCCTATTGTCGCCTATTACCTGTTCCTTGGCATATAATGATTATGGTTTTGAGTTATTGTCCGATAAACAAATTGATATACAACAAGTACTGGACAATAATTTGTTCACTAGCGAATACATGTTGAGTGATTTGCAAAAAAGCTTGAACTCTAACGAAATGGCCCGTCGAAAATTTCGTGATATCGCCGTTATCAGTGGTATGGTTTTTACGGGCTATCCCGATAAGGGCACCAAAATGAAACATTTGCAAAGCAGCTCACAGTTATTGTTTGATGTATTTAAGGACTTTGAAGCCGATAATCTATTATACCAACAAGCCTATACCGAAACTTTTGAGCACCAATTGGAAGAGGGGCGATTACGCTTGGCTCTGGAACGCATTAACGATCAGAACATCATTTGGAAAGCCTGTCAAAAACCGACCCCGTTTTCATTCCCGATAATTACGGATAGGCTACGCGAAAAATTATCCAATGAAAAATTGGCCGATAGAATAAAGCGGATGACCGCTATTTTGATGAAAAAATAG